One Cydia pomonella isolate Wapato2018A chromosome 14, ilCydPomo1, whole genome shotgun sequence DNA segment encodes these proteins:
- the LOC133525305 gene encoding protein cereblon-like: MEENAADSDSDHHEPESEEMALVGVEDGEAGMVVMAVGDGGDVEDGGGTDPEGGGDDEEVQEFDISLPATHSYLGTDLEQLGGRRVLEAGWTGRVPGMAHHGTVFPGETVPMLLTPETLRDVILQERMFCLLCPDESGMNVSGLGVLCEVLAGAAAAGVVARASHRVRLKQPRTRLGHAFRNMQMLEVEVLPELAPGDPLRPSRLASLDPLRRLQDSRQECILRRMDAATSPWPAFVWHIFDYRRLRARLTDHFATLSLDDKMPLDAVSLSFWAASNLTLSARDRNALFAVDNALLRLNLALRFIDKSTALCCGTCGAELSRRSHMFAMSSDGVHANYTNYGGFMHDVVTVRTAQGTQLGAPSAEYSWFPGYAWRVAQCGGCGTHVGWRFDAMRRALRPAQFFALCRNVVAPRAERGAERGAGRGAGRGGAGRGGAGRGGAGRGGAGRGRAGDEADAL; encoded by the exons ATGGAAGAGAATG CGGCAGATAGTGACAGTGACCACCATGAGCCAGAATCAGAGGAGATGGCCCTAGTGGGTGTCGAAGATGGTGAAGCCGGAATGGTGGTGATGGCGGTGGGAGACGGCGGCGACGTAGAAGATGGTGGTGGTACAGATCCTGAAGGAGGAGGGGACGATGAGGAAGTGCAGGAGTTTGACATCAGCCTGCCAGCAACACACTCG TATCTGGGTACAGACTTGGAGCAGCTAGGTGGGCGGCGAGTGCTGGAGGCTGGTTGGACAGGCCGTGTGCCCGGCATGGCACACCATGGAACTGTGTTCCCTGGAGAGACTGTTCCAATGCTGCTGACACCTGAGACCCTCCGGGATGTGATTCTTCAGGAGCGGATGTTCTGTCTTCTCTGTCCAGA CGAATCCGGCATGAACGTGTCAGGCCTAGGCGTGCTATGTGAAGTACTGGCTGGAGCTGCGGCGGCAGGCGTTGTAGCCCGGGCTTCTCATCGCGTGCGGCTGAAGCAGCCGCGCACCCGCCTCGGACACGCCTTTAGGAA TATGCAGATGTTGGAAGTAGAGGTGCTACCAGAGCTGGCGCCTGGCGACCCGCTGCGGCCCTCCCGGCTCGCCTCGCTCGATCCTCTCAGACGGCTGCAGGACTCGAG ACAAGAGTGCATTCTGCGGCGCATGGACGCCGCGACGTCCCCCTGGCCGGCCTTCGTGTGGCACATATTCGACTACCGCCGCCTGCGCGCGCGCCTCACGGACCACTTCGCCACGCTCAGCCTCG acGACAAGATGCCGCTGGACGCCGTGTCGCTGTCGTTCTGGGCGGCGTCGAACCTGACGCTGTCCGCGCGCGACCGGAACGCGTTGTTCGCAGTCGACAACGCGTTACTGCGGCTAAACCTCGCCCTACGCTTCATAGACAag TCGACGGCGCTGTGCTGCGGCACGTGCGGCGCCGAGCTGTCGCGGCGCTCGCACATGTTCGCCATGTCCAGCGACGGCGTGCACGCCAACTACACTAATTACG GCGGCTTCATGCACGACGTGGTGACGGTGCGCACGGCGCAGGGCACGCAGCTGGGCGCGCCCAGCGCCGAGTACTCGTGGTTCCCCGGCTACGCGTGGCGCGTGGCGCAGTGCGGCGGCTGCGGCACGCACGTGGGCTGGAG GTTCGACGCCATGAGGCGGGCGCTGCGGCCGGCGCAGTTCTTCGCGCTGTGCCGGAACGTGGTGGCGCCGCGCGCCGAGCGGGGCGCCGAGCGGGGCGCCGGGCGGGGCGCCGGGCGGGGCGGCGCCGGGCGGGGCGGCGCCGGGCGGGGCGGCGCCGGGCGGGGCGGCGCCGGGCGGGGCCGCGCCGGCGACGAGGCCGACGCGCTCTAG
- the LOC133524679 gene encoding uncharacterized protein LOC133524679 isoform X3, translated as MYHPNQQFFSGYTYPQFFGVPTETVPCTQQNIARTSSSSSDDASDPPAAKAKREKVVKKKASGDGEGKKKLDTSGFSIEERLVAAAWVHERYHTRTSMGQIKQQFELRFGRPAPAKNTLVVWERKLFASGSIHDAPRAGRPAKREAESAPKTRQTPCTSATALLAAAAAGDNKLTRSKFLSEY; from the exons ATGTATCATCCGAATCAACAGTTCTTCAGTGGATACACTTATCCACAGTTTTTCGGTGTTCCGACTGAAACTGTGCCATGTACGCAACAAAACATAGCAAGAACTTCGTCTTCAAGTTCTGACGATGCATCGGATCCGCCAGCTGCGAAGGCGAAACGTGAAAAAGTGGTTAAAAAGAAGGCGAGTGGTGATGGTGAAGGCAAGAAGAAATTAGACACGTCGGGGTTTTCAATAGAGGAGCGCTTAGTGGCCGCGGCCTGGGTGCACGAGCGCTACCACACGCGCACCTCCATGGGACAG ATAAAGCAGCAGTTCGAGCTGCGTTTCGGGCGGCCAGCACCAGCCAAGAACACCCTGGTAGTGTGGGAGCGCAAACTGTTTGCTTCTGGCTCCATCCATGATGCACCGCGCGCTGGCCGACCTGCCAAGCG CGAAGCCGAAAGCGCCCCGAAAACGCGCCAAACCCCCTGTACCAGCGCAACCGCTCTTctagccgccgccgccgccggagACAACAAGTTGACACGAAGCAagttcctctctgaatattaa
- the LOC133524679 gene encoding uncharacterized protein LOC133524679 isoform X2, with protein sequence MYHPNQQFFSGYTYPQFFGVPTETVPCTQQNIARTSSSSSDDASDPPAAKAKREKVVKKKASGDGEGKKKLDTSGFSIEERLVAAAWVHERYHTRTSMGQIKQQFELRFGRPAPAKNTLVVWERKLFASGSIHDAPRAGRPAKRKLEPSEVSESLATSPALSMRARAAELNVPRSTLRALMRHLPGSPAKPAKPKAPRKRAKPPVPAQPLF encoded by the exons ATGTATCATCCGAATCAACAGTTCTTCAGTGGATACACTTATCCACAGTTTTTCGGTGTTCCGACTGAAACTGTGCCATGTACGCAACAAAACATAGCAAGAACTTCGTCTTCAAGTTCTGACGATGCATCGGATCCGCCAGCTGCGAAGGCGAAACGTGAAAAAGTGGTTAAAAAGAAGGCGAGTGGTGATGGTGAAGGCAAGAAGAAATTAGACACGTCGGGGTTTTCAATAGAGGAGCGCTTAGTGGCCGCGGCCTGGGTGCACGAGCGCTACCACACGCGCACCTCCATGGGACAG ATAAAGCAGCAGTTCGAGCTGCGTTTCGGGCGGCCAGCACCAGCCAAGAACACCCTGGTAGTGTGGGAGCGCAAACTGTTTGCTTCTGGCTCCATCCATGATGCACCGCGCGCTGGCCGACCTGCCAAGCG GAAGTTGGAACCGAGCGAAGTGTCAGAGTCTCTGGCCACGTCGCCTGCGCTGTCAATGCGCGCGCGCGCGGCCGAGCTCAACGTGCCGCGCTCCACGCTGCGCGCGCTCATGCGCCACCTGCCGGGCTCTCCCGCCAAGCCGG CGAAGCCGAAAGCGCCCCGAAAACGCGCCAAACCCCCTGTACCAGCGCAACCGCTCTTctag
- the LOC133524679 gene encoding uncharacterized protein LOC133524679 isoform X1: MYHPNQQFFSGYTYPQFFGVPTETVPCTQQNIARTSSSSSDDASDPPAAKAKREKVVKKKASGDGEGKKKLDTSGFSIEERLVAAAWVHERYHTRTSMGQIKQQFELRFGRPAPAKNTLVVWERKLFASGSIHDAPRAGRPAKRKLEPSEVSESLATSPALSMRARAAELNVPRSTLRALMRHLPGSPAKPGNYSSAYTGTSEVSQSLPSSTCRAPRCARSCATCRALPPSRVTIAVHTQVLAKCPSLCRAQRAALHAARAHAPPAGLSRQAG, from the exons ATGTATCATCCGAATCAACAGTTCTTCAGTGGATACACTTATCCACAGTTTTTCGGTGTTCCGACTGAAACTGTGCCATGTACGCAACAAAACATAGCAAGAACTTCGTCTTCAAGTTCTGACGATGCATCGGATCCGCCAGCTGCGAAGGCGAAACGTGAAAAAGTGGTTAAAAAGAAGGCGAGTGGTGATGGTGAAGGCAAGAAGAAATTAGACACGTCGGGGTTTTCAATAGAGGAGCGCTTAGTGGCCGCGGCCTGGGTGCACGAGCGCTACCACACGCGCACCTCCATGGGACAG ATAAAGCAGCAGTTCGAGCTGCGTTTCGGGCGGCCAGCACCAGCCAAGAACACCCTGGTAGTGTGGGAGCGCAAACTGTTTGCTTCTGGCTCCATCCATGATGCACCGCGCGCTGGCCGACCTGCCAAGCG GAAGTTGGAACCGAGCGAAGTGTCAGAGTCTCTGGCCACGTCGCCTGCGCTGTCAATGCGCGCGCGCGCGGCCGAGCTCAACGTGCCGCGCTCCACGCTGCGCGCGCTCATGCGCCACCTGCCGGGCTCTCCCGCCAAGCCGGGTAACTATAGCAGTGCATACACAGGTACTAGCGAAGTGTCCCAGTCTCTGCCGAGCTCAACGTGCCGCGCTCCACGCTGCGCGCGCTCATGCGCCACCTGCCGGGCTCTCCCGCCAAGCCGGGTAACTATAGCAGTGCATACACAGGTACTAGCGAAGTGTCCCAGTCTCTGCCGAGCTCAACGTGCCGCGCTCCACGCTGCGCGCGCTCATGCGCCACCTGCCGGGCTCTCCCGCCAAGCCGGGTAA
- the LOC133524677 gene encoding vacuolar protein sorting-associated protein 26C isoform X1 — MSTSLTINLKRPSKIYHEGEVIAGVVVVESPGDTRHEGLTLVAEGAVNLQLSSKNIGLFSNTLKPINLLNTSVELAPPGKIPGGVTEIPFEIPLRARQATSPGYPGLLETYHGVFVNIMYTLKCGMKRSFLNKPLNASCQFFVQHRHQEPPALKPVRCEISPGSVRAGGGGRAAMPAFSVYAEIDSTVCPLDEPLTGKIRVDECSVPIKSIELQLVRVETCGDSEGFSRDATEIQNIQVGEGDVARARDIPLYMVLPRLFTAPTTATVHFKIEFELNIAVIFEDDYLVTENFPILLLRSR, encoded by the exons ATGTCTACAAGCTTAACAATAAACCTAAAGAGACCCAGCAAAATATATCACGAGGGG GAAGTGATCGCTGGCGTGGTGGTCGTGGAGAGCCCGGGTGACACGCGACACGAGGGCCTCACGCTCGTGGCCGAGGGCGCGGTGAACCTGCAGCTCAGCTCCAAGAATATTGGTCTCTTTTCCAACACCTTGAAG ccaaTCAACCTGTTAAACACCTCAGTGGAGTTGGCACCTCCAGGCAAGATCCCGGGTGGTGTGACAGAGATCCCATTCGAGATCCCGCTGCGGGCGCGGCAAGCCACGTCACCGGGGTACCCGGGGCTGCTGGAAACCTACCATGGGGTGTTTGTCAATATTATGTACACACTCAAGTGCGGGATGAAGAGGTCTTTCCTGAATAAGCCGTTGAATGCTAGTTGCCAGTTCTTTGTCCAACATAGACAT CAAGAGCCACCAGCGCTGAAGCCCGTGCGCTGCGAGATCTCGCCGGGCTCGgtgcgcgccggcggcggcggccgcgcgGCCATGCCCGCCTTCAGCGTCTACGCCGAGATCGACTCCACCGTCTGCCCGCTCGACGAGCCCCTCACCGGCAAG ATTCGCGTGGACGAGTGCTCTGTGCCAATCAAGTCCATAGAGCTGCAGCTTGTACGAGTTGAGACTTGCGGAGATTCTGAAGGGTTTTCGAGGGATG CGACGGAGATCCAGAACATCCAAGTGGGAGAAGGCGACGTAGCGCGAGCGAGGGACATCCCTCTGTACATGGTGCTGCCGAGACTCTTCACTGCACCTACCACCGCCACCGTGCACTTCAAAATCG AGTTTGAATTGAACATCGCCGTGATCTTTGAAGATGATTATTTAGTGACAGAAAATTTTCCCATACTGCTTCTGCGAAGTAGATAG
- the LOC133524677 gene encoding vacuolar protein sorting-associated protein 26C isoform X2, whose protein sequence is MSTSLTINLKRPSKIYHEGEVIAGVVVVESPGDTRHEGLTLVAEGAVNLQLSSKNIGLFSNTLKPINLLNTSVELAPPGKIPGGVTEIPFEIPLRARQATSPGYPGLLETYHGVFVNIMYTLKCGMKRSFLNKPLNASCQFFVQHRHQEPPALKPVRCEISPGSVRAGGGGRAAMPAFSVYAEIDSTVCPLDEPLTGKIRVDECSVPIKSIELQLVRVETCGDSEGFSRDEFELNIAVIFEDDYLVTENFPILLLRSR, encoded by the exons ATGTCTACAAGCTTAACAATAAACCTAAAGAGACCCAGCAAAATATATCACGAGGGG GAAGTGATCGCTGGCGTGGTGGTCGTGGAGAGCCCGGGTGACACGCGACACGAGGGCCTCACGCTCGTGGCCGAGGGCGCGGTGAACCTGCAGCTCAGCTCCAAGAATATTGGTCTCTTTTCCAACACCTTGAAG ccaaTCAACCTGTTAAACACCTCAGTGGAGTTGGCACCTCCAGGCAAGATCCCGGGTGGTGTGACAGAGATCCCATTCGAGATCCCGCTGCGGGCGCGGCAAGCCACGTCACCGGGGTACCCGGGGCTGCTGGAAACCTACCATGGGGTGTTTGTCAATATTATGTACACACTCAAGTGCGGGATGAAGAGGTCTTTCCTGAATAAGCCGTTGAATGCTAGTTGCCAGTTCTTTGTCCAACATAGACAT CAAGAGCCACCAGCGCTGAAGCCCGTGCGCTGCGAGATCTCGCCGGGCTCGgtgcgcgccggcggcggcggccgcgcgGCCATGCCCGCCTTCAGCGTCTACGCCGAGATCGACTCCACCGTCTGCCCGCTCGACGAGCCCCTCACCGGCAAG ATTCGCGTGGACGAGTGCTCTGTGCCAATCAAGTCCATAGAGCTGCAGCTTGTACGAGTTGAGACTTGCGGAGATTCTGAAGGGTTTTCGAGGGATG AGTTTGAATTGAACATCGCCGTGATCTTTGAAGATGATTATTTAGTGACAGAAAATTTTCCCATACTGCTTCTGCGAAGTAGATAG